TACACCTTCGGCACCTTCGAGAACGCCCAGGCCCAGGGCGACCTGCAAGCCCTGCGCGACAAAGGCCGCCGCGCCATTCATATCCACCTCGGCCCCGACCCCGAACAAAGTATGGGCACCGTGCTAGCCGCCTTGAAGCAGGCGCTGGGGTAGGCCGCCACTTTTTGCCCCGGCTTTGAGTTATACAAGCAGCCGCCCGGTTTTGACCGGGCGGCTGCCCTTTTTTCATTTTCACAACTTCTTCCAGCGACTTGGAAGCTAATACGTTACGACTATGGCATTTGATATGACCGGCATGATGGGCAAGGTGAAAGAGCTGCAAGACAAGATGCAGCAGGCCCAGGCGCAGCTTCAGCACCTGAGCGCCACCGGCGAAGCCGGCGGCGGCCTGGTAAAAGCCACCGCCAACGGCCACCGCACCCTCACCAAGCTCGAAATTGACCCCTCGCTGCTCACCCCCGAAGACCGCGAAATGCTCCCCGACCTCGTAGTAGCGGCCGTCAACAAAGCCCTGGAAGCCGCCGGCGAGCTGGCTAAAAGCGAGCTGCAACGCCAAACCAGCGGGTTAATGCCTAATTTGCCTGGTTTGGATTTGAATAATTTTGGGCTATAAGAGTTTGCTTAAAAAATAGGGATAGTTGCTCACCAGGCAAATTTAGTTAACTGGGTAAAATGGAATTTTTAAATTGATAGCGCAGAGAGTTATTTTTTGCTTATTTCTGAAAATAATTCATTAACATAACAAGAGTTATAAACCCACTCTTGGAATTGTGGTGGTTTTAGCCCCCACTGCCCCCATCTTCCGATTGTGGTACTTTAGCGAGGCAGTGCTTCGTTAGTCAAACGACTGGCAATAGTCCTCATAAGTGCGGAGAGAATCACCGCTTAACGTTTGAGCACGGGTTCGGTCTTCTTCCGCTGCTGGCTTTTGACCCAGCATATATTTTGCCGCGCCGCGCCCATAAAATGCTTCACTTAAGTGCTGATAATTAGGGGGTAAGCTAAGCTCTTTGTTGAAGTCTTGCAGCGCCAATCCGAAGTGCGCTTGTTCCAACCGGGCAGCAGCGCGCCGGCACCAAAATTCCTGGTCGGTGGGGTAGCGCGCCAATCCCCGCGAAAGCGCCATTTCTACTGCGAGCCCATCGTGAGAATACGCGTAGCACCAGTATAAATTCTGAAACACGTCGCGCGAATGATACCCTTTGCTGAGGGCTAGCTCAAAATAGCGAGCGGCTTCTTTGATGGCCACTGGACGGAGAACATCCGTGCCCATGCCTTCTTCTTTCTCGACCATCCCGCGTTCATACAAGGTCTTAGCTGGCGTGAAGAAAAAGGGATGAGACCACAGATACCCAAGCAAGCCAAGGCCACTGGCCAGCAGAACCAAGAGCAAGCGGTGAGGTGAAGTCATGGGGCTGTAATACGAAATTATCTCTGTACCTCGCTTAAACAAGTTAGCAAGCCGTTTTACGTATTGTAAACGGTCGTGGCTGTTGCAGAAGTAGGTGACTGGCCAGCAGTAACTTGGTCCTATGCAGGGCCACAAGCAGTTCGTTGATAAAGTCGTCTTGCGCTTCCGCCTCTCGGAACGCGTGCCGAAGCATAATTTCTACCGCCGCTTGGGCGAGTTGTTAGATTGGGAGTTTCTGCGCGAGCAGACGCGCTCCGTCTACAGCCATACCGGGCAGCCCTCGCTGGACCCCGTTGTCTTCTTCAAGTTGGTGCTCGTGGGCCGGCTGGAAAATATCGTCAGCGACCGCCGCTTAATCGAGCAGTGCGCCCTGCGGCTGGATATTCTCTTTTTTCTGGGCTACGAAGTGGATGAGGACTTGCCCTGGCACTCGACCATCAGTCGCACCCGCCAACTCTATCCAGCTGCCGTCTTCGAGCACCTGTTCGACCAGGTGTTCACCCAGTGCGTGCGCGCCGGGCTAGTGGCGGGCGATACGCAGGTGGTGGACTCGGCGCCCGTCAAAGCGGCGGCTTCCCTCGATAGCCTGCGCGAGAAACAAGCGCCTGCGGCCTCCTCGTTAACGATAGCAGGTAAGCCGGTGACTCCGGCACCAGCGGCGGCCGTGCACTCCGCACCCGCTCACCAGCTGCGCCGCGAGGCTACCCGGCGGGCGAAGCGGCAAGCCGCGCCGGGGGGCTAGGCGCCCGCCACCCCAAAGCCCAGTTATTGAGCAATAAAACGCACTACAGTCCTACCGACCCCGAGGCCCGCATCTCGGTAAAGCCGGGCAAAGCGCGAGCCCTCAACTACCTCTGTAGCGTGGCTGTGGACACGGCCGCTGGCCTCATCAGCCACATCCAGGCGGACTTTGCCGACCGGCGCGACAGCACACATGTGCCTGACCTAGTGCCCCGGCTGCAAACTCGCTTAGTAGCCAACGAGCTGACTTTGCGCGACTTTGTAGCCGATACGGGCTACTCCAACGGCTTCAACTATGCCTTTCTAGAACAGCGGAGTGTTACGCCCTGGATTCCGGTTTTTGGGGCCTACAAACCAGCCCCCGAAGGCTTTACCTATGAGGCGGAGGTCGATGCGTTTCGCTGCCCGGCCGGCAAGCTGCTCCCTTTTCGCAACTATGCTACTAGCAAAGACGGAAACTGGGCCAAGAACTACCGGGCCGCTTATCAGGACTGCCAGCAGTGCCCCTTGAAAATGAGTTGTACGCCGGCCGCGCCCCAGCAGAAGTTCGTGCGCTCGGCCTTTGCCGCGGCCTATCGCCGCGCTTGGCACCGCCAACACAGTCGGGCGGGGCAGCAGATGCGCCGGGTCCGGCAACGCACCGTCGAGCCGGTTTTTGGCAGTTTACTGCACCACTATGGGCTCCGACGGGTCGGCACCAAGGGCCGGGCGGCAGCTCATAAGGCCATGCTGCTCAGTGCGATTGCCTACAACTTGAAAAAGCTGCTCAAATACCAGTCGAAGCCGACCGCCAGGGTGGCAATTGCCCTCTACCCGATGCAACAAGGGTCCTATAGCTCGCTTTTTAGCGCTTGGTTGACTACTTCTAACTCTCTTCAAGTCAATTCTCTAACTGAGTGCCTACCCATCTAGAGTTCTGCAACAGCCACGGTCGTTTACAATACGTAAAACTACGGCTTCAAAATCCACGGCGTGAGCTTCAACGTGCTGTATCTTCCGTTCTTTGAAGCGAGCCCCCATAAAAGTTAAGGCGTAACCATTCTTTGTAAACTCTTACTCCAACTCCATTTCCCCTTTGACCTGCGCCGACGTTGCCATTGTTATTCTCAATTACAACGGCGAACATTTTTTGCGGCAATTCCTACCCGGTGTGCTGGCCCACGCGGCCGGCGCGCGGGTAGTGGTGGCCGACAATGCCTCGACCGATGACTCGGTGCCGCTGTTGCGTCACGGCTTCTCGCAGGTGGAGGTGCTGGTTTTTACCGAGAACCTGGGGTTTTGCGAGGGCTATAATGAGGCGTTAGCCCAGCTCGACAGCCCGTATTTCGTGCTGCTCAACTCCGACGTGGCCGTGCAGCCGGGCTGGCTGCCGCCGCTACGGGCGCTGCTGGCCAGTAACCCGCGCATCGCCGCTGCGCAGCCTAAGCTGCTCATGCACAACGACCCTACCCTCTTCGAGTACGCCGGCGGCGGCGGCGGCTACCTCGACCGCCTGGCCTACCCCTTCTGCCGCGGCCGGCTCTTCGACACGCTGGAAGCTGACTGCGGGCAATATGACGACGCGCGGCCCGTGGCCTGGGCCAGCGGCGCGTGCTGCCTGGTGCGGGCCAGCGCCTGGCACGAGTTGGGCGGCCTGGAGCCCGCCTTTTTTGCCCATATGGAGGAGATTGATTTCTGTTGGCGGGCCCAGAACGCGGGCTACGAAATCTGGTACGCGGGCGGCGCGAGCGTGGTGCACCACGTGGGCGGCGGCACCCTGCCCAAAAGCAGCCCCCGCAAAACCTACCTCAACTTCCGCAACGGCTTGGCTTTATTATACAAAAACGCGGCCCCCGGCGAGCTGGCGGGTGCGTTCGCGCTACGCCTGCTGCTGGACTGGGTGGCCGGGCTGCGCTTTTTGCTGGCCGGTAACTGGGCTGAGGCCCAGGCGGTGGGTAGGGCGCACTGGCATTTTTTGCAGAAACTCAGCTACTGGCGGCAGCGCCGCCGTTTGGCCCGGCCGCATTTGCGGGTAGATGAGCGCGCCGGCACCTACGCGGGCAGTATTGTATGGGCATATTTTGCCAGGGGTAAAAAGCGGTTTAGCGAGTTGGATTGAAAGCGGGCAGGATGTACTTACTCATTAGCTCGTCGGCTGGCGACTGTTGATTATAGCAACCAGCCGTCATCACGACTACCAAGTGCTGCTGCGGAAATAAGGCGATTCGCTGGCCACCATTTCCCTGAGCCATCATCCCGTCGTAACGAACCCCATTCGCGTTGAGGTGCTTCAGCCACCATAGGTAGCCGTAGCTCACGCCCTGCACCACCGAATGCGGCGCGAGGGAGGCCGTGACCCAGGCGGCCGGTACTATCGCCCGCTGCTGCCAGCATCCCTGGTCGAGATACAGCAGGCCAAATTTAGCCATATCGCGGGGACGCAGGGAAAGCTGACAATATGTTTCGGCGCTGGTCGAGTCGGGCACGAAGCGCCAATTGAAGTGCTTGATACGCAATGGCGCGAACAAATAGCGCTTGGCGAATTTGGGCAGCGGCTGGCGCGCCTGCTCTTCAATGAGGCGGCCCAGCGTAATCGGATTACCTGAGCAGTAGCGCCCCGTAGTGCCGGGCGCGTCAAGCATCGGCAGGTCCAGGGTAAACTTCACCCAATCAGCTGAATAGTCCATCTTGGTTTCGTTGCCTACCGACTTTTCATCGCTAATATCGCAATCGAGACCGGTCTGGTTGGTGAGCAGGTTTTCGATGGTAATCTGCTGCTTAGCCGGCGAATTATGCTGAATTTTATATTCAGGAAACAGCGCGGCTACCGGCTGCTGCACGCTGCTGAGCACGCCCCGGCTGAGCGCAATGCCCGTGAGTGCCGAGATGAAGCTCTTGCTAGCCGACCGCAGTGAGTGCAGGCTATCGCGGTTATACTGGTAAAAATATTCCTCAAAAACCAGCTTATTATCCTTGATAATCAATACGCTGTGCACATCAGGATAACTCCTGTCTACGATTTTGGTCACCATTGTGGCCAGCAGCTTGGGGTCGAGGCCGGTGCCCTGGAGGGTGCCCACGGGCAGGCCATCGCCGGTAGCGGCCGGAGCTGTATAAATGTATTTGAAAGGCTGTGCCTCTGCCGGGCGTGGAAACCACAGCTGGCGCGAAAAAACTATCCCGCGCTTAAGCTGGCGAAATTGCTGGCGGTGCATAACGTAAGATGTTACGAAGCCGGCCGCATTGCGCTGAAAACGCACGGTATCGCCACTATTGCTTCGAAAAGCATCGGGTTCGATAAAAGTAAGTGGGTAGCGGGCGTCCGTGATAAACGCATAGAGGCGCAGGTCGCGGGGTGAGGCCATCATTTGCAGCGTCATACCGTTAGTGTAGCCATACTGCCCTTCGTATTGTTGCAGTTGGGCCAGCGTGAGAGCAGCCGGAGCCTGCGCCTGACTAGCGAGCGCGAAGAATAGCCCCATAAGGAGCAGACACCATTTTTTCATACCGGGGACGAGCAAGTTAGCGTGACTACCAGCATATTGCGACGCGATATCCAAAGGTGAGCACTGCGGCTACTCACTCCGGCCGCCAGGTCTGCGTCATTTGCCCGCCATTCTTATGACATTTAGTGTAAATACCTTTCCATCAGTATTTTATATTTCGCCTGCACTCCTCTAAAAGAGGCGCAAACCCATCGGGTAGCTGCCGTAACGACCCTGGCGCGCCCGGTGTGCACCTATTAGTAGCAGCGGGGCGTGCGCAAGATTCAGGCTAAATAGAAAGACCAGCGGAGTCATTACCAGCACAATGTGGAAGTACAGGATAAGCCCGATTTGAGCAGCCAGCAGCAGTAGATAGCCCCCGTAGGTTACGAGCGTCCACACCAACTCAAAGTTGAGTAATTGACTACCCGCTTTCTGAATTTCGAGGTTGTGCCGCTTGCGGTAGCGCAGCCACAGCGGCAAGACTATATTAGCCCCCGGCAGAAACACATAGCTAAAACAGGACAGGTACATTAGCGCCACGTAGGCGGACACCTCCTCCGGCGCGTCGACCACTCCAACTGGCGCAGGCTCTACTGCGGCTACTTGGGAAGATGCGGCAGTCAGGTCCTCTACCGATAGCTGAAGCGCGGCGGCCAAGGCCTGTAGGGTAAAGCCGCGCGGCAGCGTTTCGTTTTTTTCGATGCGCTGCACCGTGCGCAGACTCAGGTTAGATGCCTCGGCCAGATTTTCCTGCGAAAGACCCAGCCGCTGGCGATGAGCAACAATTTTTTCGGCTAAAGCAGACCCCTCTTTCATGCTGCAAGCTAGAGCTTGCTCCTTACAGAGAGGACATACGAAGTGATTGGCGTTCAAAAATCTCGTACCGAGAGGTCATGCCGCTTAACAACCCTCTACAAATCCCACACCGTGCTGCGCTGCTGGCGCCAAGCGCGGCGGATATTCATCCAGAACACTCCGGCGAAATAAAGTACTACCGGCGAGCCAAACGTGAAGAACGAGGCGTAGACAAATGAGAGCCGGATACTGCGCGTGCTGAAGCCCCAGCGCTGCCCCAGGGCCGAGCACAGCCCGAAAGACTGCGTTTCGATAAAGTCAGTGAGGCGGTGCATGAGATGAAGTTTTGGGCGATGCGGTGCAACTTTGCCGGGCTAATATACAACCTAATTCGCGGTCAACGTTACTGTTGAACATACGTTTAGGTGCGGACCGGGTTACCGGGTCGCTTTTTTTTCGCTGCCAACTTCCTTTTCGTTTGCCTTCATTCTCAACTCGTAAGCGCTTCTTCCTGGCTGGCTTACCCAGCTTGCTGCTAGCCCTGCTCACGGGCTGCTCGCCCCTGCCCGCCATGCTGAAAACGGCCGAAGCCGGCCGGCGCGTGCGCGTGGAGCCGGCCCCGCTCACGGCCGTGGGCGAGTCGGTGCCCTTCGAGGCCACGGCCAAAGCCGCCGCCAAACACCTGCATAAAGGGGCCGTGTACGAGGTGCTGCTCACCTATCGCTACGACCACGACCTGCGCCTCGACACGGTGGGCAGGCTCTCATTTGCGCCGGGCGAGTTTACCTACGACGACTCCGTGAAGGGCCGGCTGGTGAGCCGCCGCCGCTTCACCATTCCCAACACGCCGCAGCGCTCGCCCGGCCAACTCCTGGCCCGCGGCCAGGTGCGCGAGTTAAAGCCCCGCGGCAAAGTGCTAACCGCCACCACCGAAACCCTGGTGGCGCGCGGCATCGCCGACCCCGCCCGCCAGGTAGTGCTGGAAGATACGCTGCTGGCGCTGCTGCCCGAAACGGTGAGTAACGTGACGAGCGGCACGCGCATCTTACCCCTGTATTTTGACCAGGGCCAGTGGTTTATCCGCTCGCACCTGGGCACCAACATCGCGGCTCTGGAAGACTTAATTGATGAAAACCAGCACACCCAGCGGGTGCTCATCGCGGCCGGCCACTCGCCCGATTCGCTCGATGCCCACCAGCCGGCGCTAGCCAGCAAGCGCGTTAAAATGCTACTTTACTACTACAAACAACGGGTGAAAGGCTTTTCGTATCTGAATGACGTGGAAAGTATTAAGTTCGATACGCTGTCCTACCACCGAAGTTGGGAGCTGTTTCTCAACCAGGTGCAGCACTCTGTGCTAAAGCCCACGCAGCAGGACTCGGTAGTGAGCATTATCAATGATATGCCCGGCACATTTGCCCAAAAGGAGAAGGCGTTGCACCAGCTCAGCTATTTCGATTATCTGGAAGACTACATCTACCCGGTGCTGCGCTGGGGCACAGTGGCTGTCACCTACACCGCGCCGCCGCGCTACGACTCGGAGGTGTACATTTTGAGCAAAAAAATCCTGGCCAAGGAAGCCGACGTGGACGCCCTCACGCCCGAAGAGTTGCGCTATTCGGCGCAGCTTACCCCTTTGCTGGCCGAGAAGCAGCGCATCTATGAGCTGGCCGCCGCCAGCACCGCCCGCTGGGAGGCGTTTTATAACCTGGGCACGGTGCTGGCCCTGCGCGCCGCAAAGGAGCCGAGCCCGCGCGTAGTGCAGAGCTACTACCACCGGGCGGCCGTCAACTTCACGCTGGCCGCCCACCGCCACCCCACGGCCGAGCTGTTTTACCGCGCCGCTTCGGCCCACCACCACGCCGGCGAGCGCCTCGAAGCCTTGCAAGACTACGACTACGCCATTAAGCTGGGCGGCGACCGCGATATCCTGCGCAAGGTCTTTTCGGATAAGGCCGCCCTGGAAATTCAGGTGGGCCAACCCGACCAGGCCCTCACCAGCCTGCGCCTGGCTGGCCCCAGCTACCAGAACTATATGAACCAGGCCCTGCTGCTGACGCAGCGCGGGGCCTACGACGCGGCCGCCGCTCAGTACCAATTGGCCCTCGACTTGCGCCCGCAGGCCGCCGCCCCGCACTACGGCCTGGCCGTGGCCGCCGCCCGCCGCCACGACGAAGCTACCCTCACCACCGAGCTGCGTCAGGCCGTGCGCCTCAACCATGACCTCGCCACCCAGGCCACTGAGGACCTGGAGTTTCAGGACTACGTGCAGCGCCCCGCCTTCCGCGAAGCGCTAAAATTGTAGGGTAGGCTTTAGCCTGCCGGTCCCACAGCTCTATTTTCGCCGCACTCGCGTTCGGTATGTCCCCCAGCCAACGGCTACTCTGGTAAAAAAGAGAAGCCCTAGTTGCTAGAACAACCAGGGCTTCGAGAAGTGTGGGGGTTTCGGTAGAACCCTTTTACTTCCAACCAGATGAAAAAGGACAGCGCGAAGAAACTACTTAAAACTTGGTGTAAGCCGGTTTTTTTGGAGGTTTTGAAAGGATTAGCTAAAGGCTTCGGCCTCTACTTAATCGCTTATTACCTTCAGTAGCTGGGATTGGGAGCCGGGCCTAGGGTCGGGCTCCCTTTCTTTTTCGGGTTAAGAACGTGGTAAAGCTAGAACAGGTTCGGCTAAGTTGCGCCCCGACTGCCCGGTAGCATCAGAAGCTAGCTGCCACGCAAATTTCCTGCCCCGTTACCCGCGCCCGTGCCGTAACTTTACTCCGCTAATTTATTCTAACAGATGCGTACCATTCAATTCCGCGAGGCCCTGCGTGAGGCCATGAACGAAGAAATGCGCCGCGACCCGTCGGTTTTCCTGATGGGCGAGGAAGTGGCCGAATACAACGGGGCCTACAAGGTCAGCCAGGGAATGCTGGATGAGTTTGGCACTGAACGCGTGATTGATACGCCAATTGCCGAACTGGGCTTCGCTGGCATTGGGGTCGGCGCGGCGATTAATGGCCTCAAGCCGATTATCGAGTTCATGACCTTCAATTTCTCGCTGGTCGCCATTGACCAGGTGATTAACTCGGCGGCCAAAATCTACTCCATGTCGGGCGGGCAGTACTCGTGCCCCATCGTGTTTCGCGGGCCCACCGGCAACGCCGGGATGCTGTCGTCGCAGCACTCCCAGAACTTCGAGAACTGGTACGCTAACTGCCCCGGCCTCAAAGTTGTAGTGCCCAGCAATCCCTACGATGCCAAGGGCCTGCTGAAGGCCGCCATCCGCGACCCCGACCCCGTAATTTTCATGGAGTCGGAGTTGATGTACGGCGACAAGGGCGAGGTACCGGAAGAAGAATACGTGCTCGAAATCGGCAAGGCCAACGTGGTGCGCGAGGGTAAGGACGTGACGCTGGTGAGCTTTGGCAAGATGATGAAGCTGCTCTATACTGCCGCCGACGAGCTGGCCCAGGTTGGCATCAGCGCCGAAGTAATTGACCTGCGCTCAGTGCGCCCCATTGACTACGACACGCTCGTTAACTCGGTGAAAAAGACGAACCGTTTGGTGGTGGTGGAAGAAGCTTGGCCGCTAGCCAGCATCTCGGGCGAGCTGGCCTACATGGTACAACGCCGCGCCTTCGACTACCTCGACGCGCCGGTTATCCGCATCACCTGCGCCGACGTGCCCCTGCCCTACGCCCCTACCCTCATCGAAGCTTCGCTGCCCAACGTGGCCCGCATCGTGAAAGCGGTGAAGGAAGTTACCTACACGGCGGCGTAAGAAAAGCTTGTTTCCAACTAAAAAGCCCCCTTGCTACGTGCGTAGCAAGGGGGCTTTTTAGTTGGAAACCCGACGGGACAGTTGGCGCGGCCGGGTCACCTACTTACTACCCCCACTTTCGCCCGTAGCCGCGGCAGCTTTCTTGGCCGCGCCTGCCTTCGCGGCGGCCGAGCGCTGGGCGGTGGTGGCGGCGGCGCTCACCTTCGCGGCGGCCTTTTTTACGGTGCCAGCAGCCTGGGCGGCGGCGCTGGTGGCCAGCTTTTTGGCAGCTGGGGCTTTCGCGGCGGGCTTAGCGGCGGCTTTGGGCTTGGCGGGGGGGGTAGGCTTTTTCTTCGCGTCGGGGCTCAGGCCCACGCGGGTGCGCAGGTCATCGGTGAGGGTTTTGAATTGCTTTTCGAAGTCATTGCGCTTGGTTTCGCTGCTTTTCAGCAGGTCGTCCACGATTTTCTTGCCCTCGTGCTCCGAGATTTTACTCTCCTTCACGAGCTTCTCAATGGCGGTTTGCATGGCCTTGTTACCCTGCGAAACCAGGCCCACGCCGGTGTTAATGAATTTCTTAAACAGGTCATCCATGAGTAAAAAGAGGGAGAGTTTAAAGAAGTGAAAGTGAGTACTTTGGTGGCAAACTTACGCCCGCCGCGCCAGATACCCGACCAAGGTACTACCGTTTGCATAACTGCGCCTACCGTGGAGGTTAGAGTCGGCGCACGCGGCCGTGAAAACAGCCCGCCTCACGCGCTGGCCGCGGCCCTACCCCGCTGCTGCTGGCCCAGCCGGTGGCCCCGGTAGCCCTTAATGGCCAGCGGCAGCCAGCCCAGCACCGGAATGAAGTAGGCCAGCACCAGCGGATTGCGCCAGAGCATTTTCCAGAATGTGCCGGGCCGGTCAAGGTGCATATCGAAGTCGCGCTCGCCATTTTTGACGTAGCGGCGCTCGAACTCGGTGAAGGCCAGCGGCCAGGCGAAGGGCAGGAAAAACGGGAAGTAGCGGCGGTTTTCCTTGATGCGCTGCCACAGCTCGCGCCAGCGGTAGGGGTGGCGGCCGTGGGCGCGCACGGCGGCATCCAACTCGGTTTGCATTTGCCGACGCACCTGCTCGCTCAGGGCCAGGTACTCGGGGCGGGTCAGCTCGTCGTATTTCTTATCGGTCAGCTCGGAGGGGCGGATGCGGGTGCCCATTACGAAGGTAAGCTGGGCGGGTAGGGCCAAGTAAAATGCCCAGGGCTGGATAATAACCAGCAGTAGCAGCAGCGTGATGGGCAAAAACGGAATGCCGATTTTTTTAGTCAGCCGGTTTATCCACTCAAAGCTGTACGCATACGGATTTAAATATTCGCCATTAATGCAATAGAAGGGCATGATATCGGTGCCGTGCTGCAAGCTCAGGCGCAACATGCTGGTGGCCAAGCGCTGCAGCTCGTACTTGCGATTGAAACCCTTGCCGATGCCCGGCACACCCTCGGGGTAAAGCATGAGGTTGTTCTCCTGGTAGAACATCATGGTCTCAAAGTTGAGCGTGGTGGCATCCACACTGCCGCACTGCTTCCAGAAATCCCGGATGAGGTAGGGATTCATCAGGGTAGTTTGCGAGAGCATCGGGGCCGAGAGCGGCCGGGGCAAATCGCGCAGGGAGCCGCGGGTGCGCAGCAGGTAGCGCCAAAAGTGCGAGAGCGAAATAATGGCATCCCAGGGGAAGGCCATGCCCGAATGGTTGGAGGCAAAAATCAGCGGCCGGTTGGGGTTGTTGGGCTGCGGCCACGGTTCAAAGCCCACCAGCCGGGTCCGAAACCACACCCGGTCGAGCAGCTGCAGGATATTCTCATCCAGCGTTTGAGTAAATTCCTCGTGAAAATGCTCGCGGTAGATGTGTTGATTGGCCCGAATGGCGGGGGCGGGCGGGGGTAGAGAATCGGGCGTAGCGGCAGGCATGGGTGGCAAATGTAGGGGCCGGTGGTCATTGCGAGCTTGCGCCGCAAGCGCATCAAAATAACACCCGCACGAGTCGTGCGGGTGTCATTTTGATGCGCTTGCGGTGCCGAATGCCAGCTTGCCAGGACCACCGGCCCCTACCCCCTCCTAAATCTGCCGCCGCAGGCGGACGTTGGCCGTGTGCAGCTCGCCATCGGGGCGGCGTAGCAGCAGCAGCAGCACGCGGCCATCCTGCGAGTGCAGCATTCGGCTCAGGTCGGTGAGCGAGAAAACGTTAATGGGCAAGAGGTTGATGCTCACCAGCTCCTCGCCTTCGGCAATGCCAGCGGCGGCGGCGGGCGAGCCCGGCACCACGCGCTGCACC
The genomic region above belongs to Hymenobacter psoromatis and contains:
- a CDS encoding transposase; its protein translation is MQGHKQFVDKVVLRFRLSERVPKHNFYRRLGELLDWEFLREQTRSVYSHTGQPSLDPVVFFKLVLVGRLENIVSDRRLIEQCALRLDILFFLGYEVDEDLPWHSTISRTRQLYPAAVFEHLFDQVFTQCVRAGLVAGDTQVVDSAPVKAAASLDSLREKQAPAASSLTIAGKPVTPAPAAAVHSAPAHQLRREATRRAKRQAAPGG
- a CDS encoding phasin family protein, which codes for MDDLFKKFINTGVGLVSQGNKAMQTAIEKLVKESKISEHEGKKIVDDLLKSSETKRNDFEKQFKTLTDDLRTRVGLSPDAKKKPTPPAKPKAAAKPAAKAPAAKKLATSAAAQAAGTVKKAAAKVSAAATTAQRSAAAKAGAAKKAAAATGESGGSK
- a CDS encoding YbaB/EbfC family nucleoid-associated protein, which gives rise to MAFDMTGMMGKVKELQDKMQQAQAQLQHLSATGEAGGGLVKATANGHRTLTKLEIDPSLLTPEDREMLPDLVVAAVNKALEAAGELAKSELQRQTSGLMPNLPGLDLNNFGL
- a CDS encoding pyruvate dehydrogenase complex E1 component subunit beta, yielding MRTIQFREALREAMNEEMRRDPSVFLMGEEVAEYNGAYKVSQGMLDEFGTERVIDTPIAELGFAGIGVGAAINGLKPIIEFMTFNFSLVAIDQVINSAAKIYSMSGGQYSCPIVFRGPTGNAGMLSSQHSQNFENWYANCPGLKVVVPSNPYDAKGLLKAAIRDPDPVIFMESELMYGDKGEVPEEEYVLEIGKANVVREGKDVTLVSFGKMMKLLYTAADELAQVGISAEVIDLRSVRPIDYDTLVNSVKKTNRLVVVEEAWPLASISGELAYMVQRRAFDYLDAPVIRITCADVPLPYAPTLIEASLPNVARIVKAVKEVTYTAA
- a CDS encoding PspC domain-containing protein, with amino-acid sequence MHRLTDFIETQSFGLCSALGQRWGFSTRSIRLSFVYASFFTFGSPVVLYFAGVFWMNIRRAWRQQRSTVWDL
- a CDS encoding transposase; amino-acid sequence: MSNKTHYSPTDPEARISVKPGKARALNYLCSVAVDTAAGLISHIQADFADRRDSTHVPDLVPRLQTRLVANELTLRDFVADTGYSNGFNYAFLEQRSVTPWIPVFGAYKPAPEGFTYEAEVDAFRCPAGKLLPFRNYATSKDGNWAKNYRAAYQDCQQCPLKMSCTPAAPQQKFVRSAFAAAYRRAWHRQHSRAGQQMRRVRQRTVEPVFGSLLHHYGLRRVGTKGRAAAHKAMLLSAIAYNLKKLLKYQSKPTARVAIALYPMQQGSYSSLFSAWLTTSNSLQVNSLTECLPI
- a CDS encoding serine hydrolase domain-containing protein, with the protein product MKKWCLLLMGLFFALASQAQAPAALTLAQLQQYEGQYGYTNGMTLQMMASPRDLRLYAFITDARYPLTFIEPDAFRSNSGDTVRFQRNAAGFVTSYVMHRQQFRQLKRGIVFSRQLWFPRPAEAQPFKYIYTAPAATGDGLPVGTLQGTGLDPKLLATMVTKIVDRSYPDVHSVLIIKDNKLVFEEYFYQYNRDSLHSLRSASKSFISALTGIALSRGVLSSVQQPVAALFPEYKIQHNSPAKQQITIENLLTNQTGLDCDISDEKSVGNETKMDYSADWVKFTLDLPMLDAPGTTGRYCSGNPITLGRLIEEQARQPLPKFAKRYLFAPLRIKHFNWRFVPDSTSAETYCQLSLRPRDMAKFGLLYLDQGCWQQRAIVPAAWVTASLAPHSVVQGVSYGYLWWLKHLNANGVRYDGMMAQGNGGQRIALFPQQHLVVVMTAGCYNQQSPADELMSKYILPAFNPTR
- a CDS encoding helix-turn-helix domain-containing protein yields the protein MKEGSALAEKIVAHRQRLGLSQENLAEASNLSLRTVQRIEKNETLPRGFTLQALAAALQLSVEDLTAASSQVAAVEPAPVGVVDAPEEVSAYVALMYLSCFSYVFLPGANIVLPLWLRYRKRHNLEIQKAGSQLLNFELVWTLVTYGGYLLLLAAQIGLILYFHIVLVMTPLVFLFSLNLAHAPLLLIGAHRARQGRYGSYPMGLRLF
- a CDS encoding glycosyltransferase family 2 protein encodes the protein MTCADVAIVILNYNGEHFLRQFLPGVLAHAAGARVVVADNASTDDSVPLLRHGFSQVEVLVFTENLGFCEGYNEALAQLDSPYFVLLNSDVAVQPGWLPPLRALLASNPRIAAAQPKLLMHNDPTLFEYAGGGGGYLDRLAYPFCRGRLFDTLEADCGQYDDARPVAWASGACCLVRASAWHELGGLEPAFFAHMEEIDFCWRAQNAGYEIWYAGGASVVHHVGGGTLPKSSPRKTYLNFRNGLALLYKNAAPGELAGAFALRLLLDWVAGLRFLLAGNWAEAQAVGRAHWHFLQKLSYWRQRRRLARPHLRVDERAGTYAGSIVWAYFARGKKRFSELD